One window of Mangrovibacterium diazotrophicum genomic DNA carries:
- the proS gene encoding proline--tRNA ligase yields MAKELTLRGENYSQWYNELVVKADLAENSAVRGCMVIKPYGYAIWEKMQAELDRMFKETGHVNAYFPLFIPKSFFSKEADHVEGFAKECAVVTHYRLKNSPDGKGVVVDPDAKLEEELIVRPTSETIIWNTYKNWIQSYRDLPILCNQWANVVRWEMRTRLFLRTAEFLWQEGHTAHATKEEALEETERMVNVYADFAENFMAVPVIKGAKSENERFAGALETYTIEALMQDGKALQSGTSHFLGQNFAKAFDVRFATREGKEDYVWATSWGVSTRLMGALIMAHSDDNGLVLPPRLAPYQVVIVPIYRSDEQLSAINEKVNEVVAKLKARGISVKYDNSDTKKPGWKFAEYELKGVPVRLAVGPRDLENGTVEVARRDTLTKEVAQLENIDQFVADLLEDIQANIYKKAFDYRTEHTTKVDNYEEFKNVLKGKGGFVLAHWDGTPETEQKIKEETKATIRCIPFEGEKEEGKCIYSGKPSSQRVLFAIAY; encoded by the coding sequence ATGGCGAAAGAATTAACTCTTCGAGGTGAGAATTACTCGCAGTGGTACAACGAGCTGGTTGTGAAGGCAGATTTGGCCGAAAACTCAGCCGTTCGGGGATGCATGGTAATCAAACCTTACGGATACGCAATATGGGAAAAAATGCAGGCCGAACTGGACCGCATGTTCAAGGAAACCGGGCACGTGAATGCCTACTTTCCGCTGTTCATTCCCAAATCATTTTTCAGTAAAGAAGCCGATCACGTTGAAGGCTTTGCCAAAGAGTGTGCCGTAGTCACACATTATCGCTTAAAAAATAGCCCGGATGGAAAAGGTGTTGTTGTTGACCCGGATGCCAAACTGGAAGAAGAATTAATTGTTCGTCCGACTTCAGAAACGATTATTTGGAACACTTATAAAAACTGGATTCAGTCATACCGTGACCTACCTATTTTGTGTAACCAATGGGCCAATGTTGTTCGTTGGGAAATGCGTACTCGTTTGTTCCTGCGTACGGCAGAGTTTCTGTGGCAAGAAGGACACACCGCGCATGCCACGAAAGAAGAGGCGTTGGAAGAGACAGAACGTATGGTGAACGTTTATGCTGATTTTGCTGAAAACTTCATGGCTGTGCCTGTAATTAAAGGTGCGAAATCAGAGAACGAACGTTTTGCAGGTGCGTTGGAAACTTATACCATCGAAGCATTGATGCAGGATGGAAAAGCGCTTCAGTCGGGAACTTCACACTTCCTGGGGCAAAACTTTGCGAAAGCGTTCGATGTGCGTTTTGCTACCCGCGAGGGTAAGGAAGATTACGTTTGGGCAACCAGCTGGGGGGTTTCAACCCGCTTGATGGGAGCATTGATTATGGCTCACTCTGACGATAATGGTTTGGTATTGCCTCCGAGATTGGCTCCTTACCAGGTGGTAATTGTGCCAATCTACAGAAGCGACGAGCAATTGAGTGCAATCAACGAAAAAGTGAATGAAGTTGTTGCCAAGTTGAAAGCTCGCGGTATTTCGGTGAAATACGATAACTCGGACACGAAAAAACCAGGATGGAAATTTGCAGAGTATGAGCTGAAAGGTGTTCCGGTACGTTTGGCGGTAGGACCTCGTGACCTGGAAAACGGGACCGTGGAAGTTGCCCGTCGTGATACCCTCACCAAAGAAGTTGCTCAACTGGAAAATATCGATCAGTTTGTGGCTGATTTGTTGGAAGACATTCAAGCGAATATCTACAAAAAAGCATTCGATTACCGCACCGAGCACACTACGAAAGTTGACAACTACGAGGAGTTCAAGAACGTGCTGAAAGGCAAAGGTGGCTTTGTTTTAGCCCACTGGGACGGTACACCGGAAACTGAGCAAAAAATTAAGGAAGAAACCAAAGCGACAATTCGTTGTATCCCTTTTGAGGGAGAAAAGGAAGAAGGCAAATGTATTT